Below is a window of Acidimicrobiales bacterium DNA.
GACGGCCGTCGAGCTGTTGGTGGGGGCCCGTGCCGAGGGGACGATGGTGCGCCCGGGCGCCACCGAGGCGGTGGTGGAAGGGCGCTTCGTCCACGGTGACGACGAGGTCGTCCTCCGTCGAGTGGTGCCCGCCAAGGGTCGGGGCCGGGCGTACGTCGACGGTCACCTGGCCACGCTCGCCGAGCTCGCCGAACGGGGGTCGGGGCTGGTCGACCTCCACGGCCAGCACGCTCACCAGTCCCTGCTCACGCCGGCCGTGCAACGGGCCGCGCTCGACCGGTTCGGGGGCATCGATCTGGCCCCGTTGCGCGCCGCCCGCGAGGCCCTCCGGGCGATCGAGACCCGACTGGCCGGGCTGGGCGGCGACGAGCGGGAGCGGGCCCGAGAGCTCGACCTCGTCCGCTTCCAGGTCGCCGAGCTCGACGCCGCCCAGGTCTCCGATCCCGACGAGGACACGGCGCTGGCCGAAGAGGAGGACCTCCTCGGCGACGCCGTCGCCCACCGCGAGGCCGCGATCGCCGCAGTGGCCGCGCTCACCGACGACGGGGGCGCGGGTGACGCCCTGGGTGTCGCCGTGGCCGCCCTCGACGGTCGTGCTCCCTTCGCAGCCGCGGCGCGACGGCTCCGGGCGGTGGCCGCCGAGGTCACCGACGTGGCCGCCGAGGTGCGCACCGTCGGCGACGGCATCGAGGACGACCCGGATCGCCAGGACCAGGTGCGGGCCCGTCGGCAGCTCCTGCACGAACTGGCTCGCAAGTACGGCCCGACCCCGGCCGACGTGATCGCCTTCCATGCCGAGGCGAAGGCCCGCCTGGTCGAGCTGGAGGACCACGACCGTCTCGCTGCCGCGCTCGACGCCGAGCTCGCCGTGGCGCGCGAGGCCGTCGCCCGCGAGGAGGCGCTCGTCGCCCGCGCCCGGCAGGACGCCGCACCGGCCCTCGCCGCCGCCGTCGAGGCGAAGCTGCCGGCGCTGGCCCTGGCCAAGGCCCGCCTCGAGGTCGACGTGTCCGGCCCGGCCGGCCACGACGTGGTGTTCCGCTTCGCCGCCAACCCGGGGATGCCGCTGCACCCGTTGTCGAAGGTGGCTTCGGGCGGCGAGCTCGCCCGCGCCATGCTGGCGCTGCGGCTCGTGCTCACCGAGGGGCCCCCGGTGCTCGTCTTCGACGAGGTCGACGCCGGCGTCGGCGGGGCGGCGGCGCTGGCGGTGGGTCGGGCGTTGGCGGAGGTGGGCGGTGACCACCAGGTGCTCGTCGTCACCCACCTGCCGCAGGTGGCGGCGTGCGCCGACGCCCAGGTGCTCGTCGACAAGCTGGTCGTCGACGGCGTCACCCGCACGACGGTGCACCCGGTGGCCGGCGAGGACCGCGTCACCGAGCTGGCCCGCATGCTGTCGGGCAGCCCCGATCGGACGACCGCTCGCGACCACGCCCGTGAGCTGCTCGCCGACGCCTCGGGCTGACCGGCGCTCCGTGTCGACGGTCCGCGTCGGTCGATGCCGCGCGGGGCTAGCCTGCGATCCCGTCGTGCACACGCCGCCGGGAGGCCCTCGATGACCAAGCACATCTTCGTCACCGGAGGTGTGGCCTCCTCCCTCGGGAAGGGGCTCACGGCCTCGTCGCTGGGCCGGCTCCTCAAGAGCCGCGGGCTCCGGGTGACGATGCAGAAGCTCGACCCCTACCTCAACGTCGATCCGGGGACCATGAACCCGTTCGAGCACGGCGAGGTGTTCGTCACCGACGACGGGGGAGAGACCGACCTCGACCTCGGGCACTACGAACGCTTCATCGACGAACCGCTCAGCCGCGACTCCAACGCCACCACGGGCTCGATCTACTCGGCGGTCATCGCCGCGGAGCGCAGGGGCGACTACCTGGGCAAGACCGTCCAGGTCATCCCCCACATCACCGACGAGATCAAGCGGCGGATCACCAGGCTGGCCTCCGACGACGTCGACGTGGTGATCACCGAGATCGGCGGGACGGTGGGCGACATCGAGATCCTGCCGTTCCTCGAGGCGATCCGGCAGTTCCGCCTCGACGTCGGGCGCGAGAACGTGTGCTACGTCCACGTCACCCTGGTCCCGTTCATCGGACCGGCAGGGGAGCAGAAGACCAAGCCCACCCAGCATTCCGTCACCGAGCTGCGCAGCCGTGGCATCCAGCCCGACGTGATCGTCTGTCGCAGCGAGCAGCCGGTGTCGGCGGACCTCAAGCGCAAGATCTCCAACCTCTGCGACGTCCCCGTCGACGCGGTGGTCAACGCGGCAGACGCCCGCAACCTCTACGAGATCCCGTTGGTGATGCACGACGAGGGCCTCGACGCGGTGGTGTGCAAGCTGTTCGGCTATGCCGACCTCGACGTCGACCTCTCCGAGTGGGAGATCCTCGTCGACCGGGTCGAGACCTCGGTCACGCCGGTGCGCATCGGTATCATCGGCAAGTACGTGAGCCTGCCCGACGCGTACCTGTCGGTCGTCGAGTCCCTGAAGCACGGAGGGTTCTTCCACGCCGCCAAGGTGGAGATCGAGTGGGTCCAGGCCGAGGAGGTCGAGGGCCTGCTCGCCGACGGACGCCTGCGCGACCTCGACGGGATCGTCATCCCCGGGGGCTTCGGCGAGCGGGGCATCGAGGGCAAGGTGGCCGCCGCCGGCTACGCCCGTGAGCACGAGATCCCCTGTCTGGGCCTGTGCCTCGGCATGCAGGTCATGACCATCGAGTACGCCCGCAACGTGCTGGGTCTCGCCCGGGCCAACTCGAGCGAGTTCGACCCTTCCACGCCGCACCCGGTGATCGACCTCATGGACGCCCAGCGCGACGTGACCGACAAGGGCGGGACCATGCGCCTCGGCGCCTACGTCGCCGAGCTCCTCCCCGGCTCCCAGGTCGGGCGGGCCTACGGCCGCGACGTCGTCTCCGAGCGCCACCGGCACCGCTACGAGTTCAACCCCAAGTACCGCAGCCGGTTCGACGGGACCGGCTTCGTGTGCTCGGGCACCTCACCCGACGGCCGCCTCGTCGAGTTCATCGAGCTCGAGGGGCACCCGTACTGGATCGGCACGCAGGCCCACCCCGAGTTCAAGAGCCGCCCCGAACGACCGGCCCCCCTGTTCCGGGACTTCGTCGCCGCGGCGCTGGCCCGCTCCGACGGCCGCAACCCGCATCTCCCCGACATCGTCGAACCGACCGCACCGTCACCGACGCCGTCGCCGGCGCCGTGAGGTGAGCGCCGGCGCGGGCCCGACCGGCGAGCCGGCGGGGTTCGTCCATCTCGGCGACGAGGTGCTCCACGCCGGTGCCGTGATCTCCCTGGTCAGGGCGTCGTTCGCCGCCCCCGACGGGTCGCACTTCACCCGGGAGGTCGTGCGCCACCCCGGGGCGGTGTCGGTCGTGCCCCTCCACGCCGACGGGACCGTCACCCTCGTGCGCCAGTACCGCGCCGCCCTCGACCGGGAGCTGCTCGAGATCCCGGCCGGCAAGCGCGACGTGCCCGGCGAGCCCCCGGAGATCACCGCGGAGCGCGAGCTGGCCGAGGAGGTCGGGCTCCGGGCCGGACGGCTCGAGCCGCTGGCCCAGTTCGTCAACTCCGCCGGGTTCAGCGACGAGTACTCCCACGTCTTCCTGGCCACGGAGCTCACGGAGGTGGACGACGCCCGCCAGGGGCTCGAGGAGCAGCACATGTCCGTCGAGCGGGTCGCGCTGGGTGACGTCCCGGCGCTCGTCGCCCGCCACGAGATCGTCGACGCCAAGACGGTGATCGGCCTCACCCTCGCCCTGGTGCGCCTCGGCGGGGCGCCGGAGGGCCGCGGTGGGTGATCCCGGGGTCCCGGGTGTCGACGAGGTCCCCGCCCCGCTCCCGCTCGAGGTCGAGGACTGGTTGACCTGGCTGGCCGCCGAGAAGGGTCGCTCGTCGAACACCCTGCGCGCCTACCGGCGGGACCTCGGCCGGTACTGGGCGTGGACCTCCGGACGAGGCGCGACCCTCGACGACGCCCGGCCCGCCGACCTGGACGCCTACGTGGGCCATCTCCGCTCCCTCGGCCTCGCCCCGGCGTCGGTCGCCAGGGCCATGGTCGCCGTCCGCTCCTACCATCGCTTCCGGGCCGACGAGGGTCTGACCGAGGGCGATCCCTCGGCGTCGGTCGACACCCCCCGGGTCCCGTCCGGGCTGCCGAAGGCGCTGACCGAGGACGAGATCACCGCGCTGCTCGACGTCGTCGCGGGCGACGACGCCGTCGCCCGGCGCGACCGGGCCCTGCTCGAGCTGCTCTACGGCACCGGGGCCCGCATCTCCGAGGCGTGTGGGCTCCGCCTCGGCGACCTCGACCTCGACGGCGGGCTCGTGCGCCTCTTCGGGAAGGGCGCGAAGGAGCGGGTCGTCCCCCTGGGGCGACTGGCCCGCGCCGCGCTCGGGGAGTGGCTCGCCCCCGAGGGGCGGGGAGCGCTCGCGCCCGAGCAGTGGGCGCGGCGCGGCGACGCCGAGGCAGTCTTCCTGAACCAGCGCGGCGGGCGCCTCTCCCGTCAGGGCGCCTGGGCCGTCGTGCGCCGCCACGGCGACGCCGCCGGCCTCGGCGGCCGGCTCACCCCCCACGTGCTGCGCCACTCGTGCGCCACCCACATGCTCGACCACGGCGCCGACATCCGGGCCGTGCAGGAGCTGCTCGGGCACGCGTCGATCAGCACCACCCAGGTGTACACGCTGGTGTCGACCGAACGTCTCTTCTCGGCCTACGACGCGGCCCACCCCCGGGCCCGGACCCGCCCCGCCCGGTCGGGCCCGGTGCCGTGATGTCCGTCCTCGCGGCACCGGGCCGCTACCGCGATGCCCGTCCCCGCGGCACGGGGCCGGTACCTTGTGGTCATGTCTGAACACGGCGTGAACACCGGACGTCCTGACCGACCGGCCGGGGACTTGGCCGCCACCCGTGCCCTGCTCGACCAGACCCGTGAGCAGCTCGAGGCGCAGGTCCACGAGCTCGGCCTCGAAGGCGACGCGGCCGTCGTCGACGAGAACTTCGCCGACTCCGCGGCGGTCAGCGCCGAGCAGGGCGAGCTGCAGGCCCTCGCCGCCGGTCTGCGCGAGCAGCTCGACGACGTCGAAGTGGCGCTGACCCGCCTCGACGACGGCACGTACGGCACGTGCGTGGTGTGCGGCACCGACATCGGCGCGGCCCGGCTGGAGGCGATGCCGGCCACCCGCTACTGCATCGACCACGCAGGGTGAGCTCGCCGACGCCCCGCGTCGGACGCGGCGCCCGGCCGGGCTGAGGCGCCCCGTGGCGTCCGTCGTGCACCTCACCCGCCGCTTCGCCGGCAGCCTCCGCCCCGGCGGACCGTCGTCGGGGGAGCGAACCTGGGCCGAGGAGCAGCTCACCGACGCCGAAGCCCGGCTCTGGCGCTCCATGTCGGGCCCCGACCGACGCCATTCCGTCGTCGTCGCCCGGAGGGTCGAGCGGGCGCTCGGTGCCGAGGCCACCCGCCCCGTCCTCGCCGCCGCGCTCCTCCACGACGTCGGCAAGGTCGACGCCCACCTCCGCGTCTACGGACGGGTGGCGGCCACCCTGTCCGGCGCGATGGTCGGTCACGACCCCGACGTGATCCGGGCGTGGTGCCGGGCGGGGGGCTTCACGCGGCGT
It encodes the following:
- the recN gene encoding DNA repair protein RecN — translated: MLAELRVTDLGVIDELTLVLDGGLTALTGETGAGKTLVVTAVELLVGARAEGTMVRPGATEAVVEGRFVHGDDEVVLRRVVPAKGRGRAYVDGHLATLAELAERGSGLVDLHGQHAHQSLLTPAVQRAALDRFGGIDLAPLRAAREALRAIETRLAGLGGDERERARELDLVRFQVAELDAAQVSDPDEDTALAEEEDLLGDAVAHREAAIAAVAALTDDGGAGDALGVAVAALDGRAPFAAAARRLRAVAAEVTDVAAEVRTVGDGIEDDPDRQDQVRARRQLLHELARKYGPTPADVIAFHAEAKARLVELEDHDRLAAALDAELAVAREAVAREEALVARARQDAAPALAAAVEAKLPALALAKARLEVDVSGPAGHDVVFRFAANPGMPLHPLSKVASGGELARAMLALRLVLTEGPPVLVFDEVDAGVGGAAALAVGRALAEVGGDHQVLVVTHLPQVAACADAQVLVDKLVVDGVTRTTVHPVAGEDRVTELARMLSGSPDRTTARDHARELLADASG
- a CDS encoding CTP synthase, translated to MTKHIFVTGGVASSLGKGLTASSLGRLLKSRGLRVTMQKLDPYLNVDPGTMNPFEHGEVFVTDDGGETDLDLGHYERFIDEPLSRDSNATTGSIYSAVIAAERRGDYLGKTVQVIPHITDEIKRRITRLASDDVDVVITEIGGTVGDIEILPFLEAIRQFRLDVGRENVCYVHVTLVPFIGPAGEQKTKPTQHSVTELRSRGIQPDVIVCRSEQPVSADLKRKISNLCDVPVDAVVNAADARNLYEIPLVMHDEGLDAVVCKLFGYADLDVDLSEWEILVDRVETSVTPVRIGIIGKYVSLPDAYLSVVESLKHGGFFHAAKVEIEWVQAEEVEGLLADGRLRDLDGIVIPGGFGERGIEGKVAAAGYAREHEIPCLGLCLGMQVMTIEYARNVLGLARANSSEFDPSTPHPVIDLMDAQRDVTDKGGTMRLGAYVAELLPGSQVGRAYGRDVVSERHRHRYEFNPKYRSRFDGTGFVCSGTSPDGRLVEFIELEGHPYWIGTQAHPEFKSRPERPAPLFRDFVAAALARSDGRNPHLPDIVEPTAPSPTPSPAP
- a CDS encoding NUDIX hydrolase — encoded protein: MSAGAGPTGEPAGFVHLGDEVLHAGAVISLVRASFAAPDGSHFTREVVRHPGAVSVVPLHADGTVTLVRQYRAALDRELLEIPAGKRDVPGEPPEITAERELAEEVGLRAGRLEPLAQFVNSAGFSDEYSHVFLATELTEVDDARQGLEEQHMSVERVALGDVPALVARHEIVDAKTVIGLTLALVRLGGAPEGRGG
- a CDS encoding tyrosine recombinase XerD; protein product: MGDPGVPGVDEVPAPLPLEVEDWLTWLAAEKGRSSNTLRAYRRDLGRYWAWTSGRGATLDDARPADLDAYVGHLRSLGLAPASVARAMVAVRSYHRFRADEGLTEGDPSASVDTPRVPSGLPKALTEDEITALLDVVAGDDAVARRDRALLELLYGTGARISEACGLRLGDLDLDGGLVRLFGKGAKERVVPLGRLARAALGEWLAPEGRGALAPEQWARRGDAEAVFLNQRGGRLSRQGAWAVVRRHGDAAGLGGRLTPHVLRHSCATHMLDHGADIRAVQELLGHASISTTQVYTLVSTERLFSAYDAAHPRARTRPARSGPVP
- a CDS encoding TraR/DksA C4-type zinc finger protein, with the protein product MSEHGVNTGRPDRPAGDLAATRALLDQTREQLEAQVHELGLEGDAAVVDENFADSAAVSAEQGELQALAAGLREQLDDVEVALTRLDDGTYGTCVVCGTDIGAARLEAMPATRYCIDHAG